AAAGCCCTAATCATCCGACTTTGTCAAAAAGCAATCTTTGATTTCATAGAGAATTGGTTAAGCAAGATTTTTGAGACATGTCAATTTCCAATGCTGGTGCTGAACGGCGGTCAAGAAAAGATGGAAGGTTATGGAGGAGGAAGATGGGGTGGGTGTGTTCAAAtaccgaacaaaaaaaaatataaatataaagataaattggGTAATTAATacccaaaatataattaaatattttaatagcaCAAGATGAAAAAGTTTtggtaaaataacataatttaaaaatatcgcaattcaaaaatataatattttaataatatcatgaTTCATAAACGTGATATTTGATACATGTTGCGTTTTAACAGTTCATAATGGCGACACTAATGAGAAATGTTGCATTTCtgaactataatattttttaaggagaCCGTTTTAAGAAACAACCAAACatttaataaaacatttagATTGTAGGCAAAACGATTTGACCCGTTTAAGGCTACTATAAAATTTTGTgtcattttcatgttttaagcctaattttttttataaaattatagtttttgttaatctaaaattttatttacttaatgAGTTTAGAGAGTTAAGATATTTACTATTTCATCAAAATTCAGATAgagttttttctatatagaaaCTATACCTGAATTTTTGTCATGCTTAAAAACTCTGCAAAAAACTACAATAACTACAATCAATAAATTCTAACCAAACTCAATACATTCTCATATTTCATAATCACAGTAGCCTTATGAAtgcattacacacacacacacatacatacatgaaaaataaatataaaacaattcaataatataatattcatataatgctaaaatatataaacataattcATATATTTATCCATGTCTATGTCGTCTACTAGATGATTTAGACTCATTAGGAGCACGACCGAATCCAGCTTCTACTCTTGCTTGAGTAGCCTTGTCCTTTGCTATGACATCATAAGGAGTTAGCCTCTCTTCAAAGATTTAAAATCCAGTTCGATAAAcatttagagcgtgtttggcagtgtggtagcggttgctttttaaatagcttttcgtgccgaaaagcatgccaatgatatttttttttattttttaaaaattatttttaacatcagcacatcaaaacgatccaaaaagtacaaaccgaactcaattttaacaaaaaacaaatttcatatttAGGCAAAACGCAGGTGCAAACGCAGCACCAAACGCTGCCTTAACCACCTGGATGATATGGTGTAAAGCTTTGCTTTCTTCATCAATACTACGAGGATAAGATGCGTCCTCCCGACCTTCCCGTAGCAAGAAGTCAacctaatattaataaaatattaatgttaaattaaaatataaatacataaaactcAACAGTTAACGtatattaatcataaaaaatctattacTTGCATGATGAATATACTCGTCTTGTTGCTTGTATTGCATATATTCAGGTTGAGAAACTTGCTTGGGATCCATAGATATAACCCATCATGTTATAATCATGCACCAAATCATATAGTACTCGTCAATAATCACATGAAACATCTTTGTAaatattcaatttcttcatgCAACCCACTATGATATATAATCACTATGTTGATCTAACCAAttgtaatcattatttttaccaagtgtttaataggttttttaagagaaaagtgAGGGCATTAAAGGTATTTTTTCACAAGAAAGAAATAACAATGTGTGTTTGAtatggttttaaatttgtttatattttaattaatgtcactcttgtaaaatatattattttaaattatcaagttttaaaaGCGCGACATGTAATGGTTGTATTTTCAAGATATGATATTTAATAGACATTtcgtttcaaattaaattatttcactaaaaaaatttaaaataatattattttttatttttaaattttctgggataattaaaaaaaaaacaccaaaatacaGAGGAAAAGGTGATGGGTTTAGTACGGCTGTGCTAGCTTTTACATGCAGAAAACGACAGAGGGTAATAATGATGAGAGAGGGTTCGCTTTTACTAATTTGTCTACTACTACTGCCCGCCTCAAGATCGCGAATGTTGGAAGCACGGAAGCAAAGCAAAGGCTAAGAATGGCGGCAACCCATTCCTCTATCATCAAATCCCACATCAAGCCTACATGACTCCACCCCACCCACCCACCCCCTAGAGAGATATACAgagagtttttttcttcttcagaaATAAAGACAAGCCCATATATGCTTGAAATTAAAGACATGGGGCACAAGAAGGTAGTCTAGCTTGTTTTGGTCTCTTTAAAAAGAAAGCCCCATAAGCAAGAAAATTGGAGAAGGTTGAAATTTGTGTGCAAGAAAGGTTCTTGTGGTTTGTTTTATGGGAAAGGGGATTTcctaaattgagaaaaaaaaaattattcttctttatttttcattatgatGACAACAGATGATGGCTTAAACGTTTCAAACAAGGTAGCTAAGGAAATAAACACTATTACTAGTAGTTGTAATGTTGATTTTGGTGTGAAGCTACATCAACCTATTGATCATCATCAATCATTTCCTTCTGGTACTCCTATGATGGTTCCTCATGTTAATCACCACCGTCCAATGTTTGACAATGGTCCCACATCATCATGTGATATAAACAAGTCTTTGATGAGCTATATAAGTGATCGTATATACCGTGTTGCTGCTGGTGGTGCTACCAGTGGCGGTGTAGTTGGGGTTAGGAATTTTCAGTCTTTTGACATTTCTGAAACAAGTATCTCTACGGCAGCTTCTGCCTTCAGATCCCcaggttgaagaaaaatttctctctccttttcctttcattAAGTATATTATCCACTTCTAGCTGTTTTTCCTTGTTAGTGTCTCTCTCATTTTCTCTGTTCAACTTTCAAAGATTGGACCTTTATGAGAGCAAGAGTCAAGGTTTGTGTGGACTGACAAATACAGTGAATTCTTTTGCCAAGTGCAGGAGGCAATATGGCAGCGTCTTTGGGGTTTCCTTTTACAAATACACAGTGGAAAGAGCTTGAAAGACAAGCCATGATATACAACTATATAACGGCCTCAGTCCCTGTGCCTCCTCAATTTCTAATTCCAACACCAAGAAGTAACGCTAAACCCCtcaatatcttttctttttttcttgatgaataTTCTTGGTTTGGTGGGTTATTCATAAGTACATCAAAGTTGCAATCTTTGTGGTTAATTTTTGCTATTTTGAGCACATGCAGTGGGGAATGGATTGACTGTAAGGTTCTCAAATGGGGCAGATCTAGAGCCAGGGAGGTGTAGGAGAACAGATGGGAAGAAATGGAGGTGCTCAAGAGATGTGGCACCTGATCAGAAATACTGTGAGCGTCATATGCATAGAGGCAGACCCCGTTCAAGAAAGCATGTGGAACTCAATGCTAGCAGCAATAACAACAAGAAGAACCGCCATAATCCTGCTATTTGTCCAGAAGCTCCTGTTACCGTGGCCATTTCAAAACCCACTATCAACAACAGCAACAGTGGCTCTGCCTCTCACGATCAGTTTTTTGGGTCTATGCCTATGCCTCAGCCATATATCCAGGCCCCAGTTTTTGTAAACAAAACCAGCGAGAAGACTTCAACTTTTGATGTTAATGGAGCCTATGGTTCCACATTCAAGGAACCCAGGTTGGTTTGATCTTTAGATTTTAGTAATTAGTCATTATTTTGAGGGAAATCTACGCTGTGATTTGCGAAActggtttgttttttcttttttccttgattaGTCCCTaatttttggtgattttgtGCTTAAGGAGCTTGGACTGGATGTTGAAAGGGGAAGCTGGTCCTATAGCCAAAAATGATCAACAATGGCCACATCTAGTGCACAAAGAAATTGAACTAGCTACTGAAGGTTCCTTTAACAGTGCTTCTGTTCTCAAACAGCATTACCAAGGAGAGTCTTTGAATTTGAACTCATTTGGAAATTTTAATGCTAGAGAAGACCAACAAAGCAATCAATATAGTCTGTTTCTTGATGAGGCTCCAAGGAGTTTTATTGATGCATGGTCTAATGATGCAATTTCTAGAAACACAAGTTCTGTTTCCTCAGATGGGAAGCTCCATCTTTCCCCTCTCAGTCTATCAATGGGAAGCAATAGGTCTACTGATGATGAAATGGGTCAGATCCGAATGGGTTTAGGCCTAATCAAATCAGATCGAAATGAAGAAGGCGGTAACACCAGCAGCACCCCAGGTGGCCCCTTGGCAGAGGTGTTACAACTGAGGACAAGCAACACCACAGGAACCAATCAATCTTCTTCAATGATGGAAAATGGTGATTCTATTAGTCCTCCAGCTACTACAGTCTCTTCTCCATCAGGGGTTTTGCAGAAAACACTTGCCTCATTTTCTGATAGCAGTGGTAATAGCAGTCCAACTCTTGCCAGTTCAAGGACCAAACCTGAAACTGCCATGCTTTGGTTAAATCAAGGCTAAATTTGCCACTCTCTAGCTAGTTAAGGGCACACAAGGCCATAAGggcaatatatttttataagcttgatatatttttatggttttggtgGTTCTTGAATTAGTTGGTTATTTTGTGACCTCTTGAAGTTGTCTTTTGGACGACTGAATGGAGTTTTGTTTAGATTATGTGTGGTGCTGTAGGAAGAAGTTTGTAGAGTTGATGATGTTTTGTTCTCTTGCTCTTGGAAATGAAGGTGGGCTCTCCTTCTGTTATTAGTGAGGGAGACTTGTCTAGCCCTCTTGTCGGaaaatatcttctcttttttatggaaaaatctTCTTTTTGACATGATGAGGACATCTCCCTCACCTGTTCTGTGTCCATCAGTGCTCACATTTTCAAGCTGTTTTACCTAATGATTAAGTTGTACCATGATTCTTTGTGGTGGAGCACCAAGATATTGTCCCCAAACTTCTAATCTTTGGTTTAGTTTACACGGTGGAGCATCCGAAGTTTATTATAAACCATCTGAATCGAGAAGTCTCGAACTTGCTTCATCGGAAATAATCAGTGAAGTCCAAAGTCTACTGTGCCTGGAAGGCTGGAACATGACAAAACACAAATGGATGATGTTAAGCATGAGATGCTTATGTTTTCTCTCTTGGGCACGCAAAGTTTCATGGAAAATTGGAATACATCATCCAGGTTTTAACTCatccataattttaaaaaaaggtgttttaaaatttttcaaaatatttatttataattaacatacatatttatttatattatatatattaaaaattatctcacttaaaatataaaaataaaaggtaaacaaatataaaaccaaaaactacTGAAGATTAATGTCAGTAGACTAAAGTTGGATTTGGATTAAAAATTCGGCCTCACACTTTCCTGCTTTCTTCCCAAAGTCCTCAAGGaaacatgaagaaaatggaAAGGGCCCAATATTTTATGTCCTTGAAGAGGGGGTGGGAGGAAGCCCATTTCTTGGTGCCAAAACTATGCCGCAAGAAAACAAAGACGGACATGGCATGTTGTTGAGGAAAAAAGCCCTCGAAAACTGCGGCCATCAAAGAAGACTTGTGagaattaatttcttataaagTAGAGATTAGAGATGGCGGGTGTCTTTcgtaatatattttgattgtagtttgaaaatgtttttttttttttttaaagtggatttaaacttgaaaggtattcaattgatgattctcaaatgatttttttatataattttaatatattaaaaaaatatataaaaataagggtgatcattttcagtttggtttgatttttataaaaaaaataaccaaatcaatttttttttttttaaaaaaaccctgAGCCAGACTGAAATCGGTTCAAACCGACTAATTTCGGTTAGGTTTCggtttttagaataaaaaccgattcaaactggtttgactctgttttttcagtttggcttagttttttttttcgggttttttgttcggtttggctttgatttagttttttcagtttcgagcttataaaatcaaaacaaattgtggtcagtttttttaaaattttaatcggttttttttacagttcggtttttcaattttttttttattttctcaatttaatcagttttttaatatttttttactcacccctataaaaaaaaaagtattaaacttcttgttttttcaacttaaaaacacctttacaaaaacaaatatatttaagatATGAATCACGTAGATGAAATAACCGGCTCTTAAATTGTTTAATGCATTATAATACTAAAATACTGTTGATATTTAATAATTGTACAATGGATGTACATAtgtgaaaataataatgtaatgtTAGGgaaagaaacataattttttcgaTAAATTACATTTAGATTTTATTctctaaaaaaattgttatgaaaCAATTAGATACATGcttctttaaataattatttatatttaattattcatattta
The genomic region above belongs to Populus alba chromosome 12, ASM523922v2, whole genome shotgun sequence and contains:
- the LOC118046683 gene encoding growth-regulating factor 7: MMTTDDGLNVSNKVAKEINTITSSCNVDFGVKLHQPIDHHQSFPSGTPMMVPHVNHHRPMFDNGPTSSCDINKSLMSYISDRIYRVAAGGATSGGVVGVRNFQSFDISETSISTAASAFRSPGGNMAASLGFPFTNTQWKELERQAMIYNYITASVPVPPQFLIPTPRMGNGLTVRFSNGADLEPGRCRRTDGKKWRCSRDVAPDQKYCERHMHRGRPRSRKHVELNASSNNNKKNRHNPAICPEAPVTVAISKPTINNSNSGSASHDQFFGSMPMPQPYIQAPVFVNKTSEKTSTFDVNGAYGSTFKEPRSLDWMLKGEAGPIAKNDQQWPHLVHKEIELATEGSFNSASVLKQHYQGESLNLNSFGNFNAREDQQSNQYSLFLDEAPRSFIDAWSNDAISRNTSSVSSDGKLHLSPLSLSMGSNRSTDDEMGQIRMGLGLIKSDRNEEGGNTSSTPGGPLAEVLQLRTSNTTGTNQSSSMMENGDSISPPATTVSSPSGVLQKTLASFSDSSGNSSPTLASSRTKPETAMLWLNQG